A genome region from Fusarium musae strain F31 chromosome 5, whole genome shotgun sequence includes the following:
- a CDS encoding hypothetical protein (EggNog:ENOG41) — translation MAKQPSALSQVLPLIIVFALLSVGGWIGYQVYISVAKMSDAASERMGKKNVVFTKDGVKVGVKQIKNENYVDATQSWFVKAWNLGTTPDASKSVDSKKQK, via the exons ATGGCCAAACAACCTTCAGCTCTCAG CCAGGTCCTTCCTCttatcatcgtcttcgctcTGCTCAGCGTAGGCGGCTGGATCGGCTACCAAGTCTACATCAGCGTCGCCAAGATGTCCGATGCTGCGTCCGAGCGCATGGGCAAGAAGAACGTCGTTTTCACAAAGGATGGTGTAAAGGTCGGCGTTAAACAAATCAAGAACGAAAACTATGTCGATGCGACGCAAAGCTGGTTCGTCAAGGCGTGGAATCTAGGCACCACACCAGATGCTAGTAAGAG TGTCGACAGCAAGAAACAAAAATGA
- the SEC24 gene encoding COPII subunit (EggNog:ENOG41) has translation MSMPPPGDGFGGYPAQQYDQYAGQEQQPQQAYEDPGAAQQQQPHDQGHKKKKRGYAAQAFEVGTGANAVAGAQTGVAPQQFGAPPAQPGYGGYQAEPQAAAPQGYQYPQGYGAQQPAAPQAPQYGYQAPDQGYPAPGAQQPAPGVGGITQGVGNMNIGGQAQQPQAAQPPRPAVLNQLYPTDLLSQPFNVSELDLPPPPIVLPPNTSVTPSPDANCSPRYFRSTLNAVPTTHSLLKKSKLPLALVIQPYGSLHDDEDPVPVVQDQVISRCRRCRTYINPYVTFLDQGHRWRCNMCNLTNDVPQAFDWDAAAQQSVDRWQRPELNHAVVEFVAPQEYMVRPPQPLIYLFCFDVSYAAVSTGLVATAARTILDSLDRIPNADRRTRLGFLAVDSSLHYFSIPKDTDENGETNMLVVSDLDEPFLPIPNELLVPLSESRQSVEKFLQKLPNMFQNNQSNGSCMGSALRAAHKLISTLGGKIVVLTASLPNLGVGKLEMREDKKLLGTSKEGALLQTANSFYKSFAVECSKSQVSIDMFLFSSQYQDVASLSNLPRYTGGQTWFYPGWHASRPEDALKFASEFSDYLSSEIGLEAVLRVRATSGLRMNTFYGNFFNRSSDLCAFPAFPRDQCYVVEVAIDENLTKNVICLQAAVLHTTCNGERRIRVMTLALPTTTNLSDMYASADQCAITTYFSHKAVERALSSGLDAARDALQSKVTELLQTFKKELAGGSMGGGLQFPANLRGLPLLFLGLIKNVGLRKSSQIPSDIRSAALCLLSTLPVPLLMRYIYPRLYSLHDMPDNAGVPDQETGHIALPPALNLSSERLVPYGLYLIDDGQTQFLWVGRDAVPQLVQDVFGVEDRGQIQVGKGRVPELEGDFNERVRAIVQKSRDHKSLGVGSITLPHLYIVREDGEPSLKLWAQTLLVEDRADQGVSAAQWLGMLREKVVQ, from the exons ATGTCGATGCCCCCTCCTGGTGATGGCTTCGGCGGCTATCCAGCCCAGCAATACGATCAATATGCTGGCCAAGAACAGcaacctcaacaagcttACGAGGACCCTGGCGCCgcccaacagcaacagccccACGATCAAGgccacaagaagaagaagcgaggGTATGCGGCCCAGGCTTTCGAGGTCGGTACCGGTGCCAACGCCGTCGCTGGTGCTCAGACCGGCGTAGCTCCTCAGCAATTCGGTGCCCCTCCCGCTCAGCCAGGCTATGGAGGTTATCAGGCCGAACCTCAAGCCGCTGCCCCTCAAGGATACCAATATCCCCAGGGATACGGCGCACAGCAACCCGCTGCTCCCCAGGCTCCTCAGTATGGCTACCAAGCTCCCGATCAAGGATACCCAGCACCTGGTGCTCAGCAGCCCGCGCCAGGAGTTGGCGGCATCACTCAAGGCGTCGGCAACATGAACATTGGCGGCCAGGCTCAACAACCCCAGGCCGCTCAGCCTCCTCGCCCTGCTGTTCTGAACCAGCTCTATCCAACTGATCTCCTTAGCCAGCCCTTCAATGTCTCGGAGCTTGACCTTCCCCCGCCCCCGATTGTTCTTCCTCCCAAC ACGAGTGTTACTCCGTCCCCGGACGCCAACTGCTCCCCGCGATATTTCCGATCGACTCTCAACGCTGTTCCCACCACCCACTCGCTcctgaagaagtccaagctGCCCCTTGCGCTCGTCATCCAGCCCTACGGTTCTCTccacgacgatgaggatccCGTACCTGTTGTGCAGGATCAAGTCATCTCGCGTTGCCGACGTTGTAGAACATATATCAACCCATATGTCACTTTCCTGGACCAGGGACACCGATGGAGGTGTAATATGTGTAATCTGACAAACGACGTTCCTCAGGCTTTTGATTGGGACGCCGCTGCCCAGCAGAGTGTTGACCGATGGCAGCGACCCGAGCTGAACCATGCCGTTGTTGAGTTTGTTGCTCCCCAGGAGTACATGGTTCGCCCACCTCAGCCCCTCATTTACCTGTTCTGTTTCGATGTCAGCTACGCTGCTGTCTCAACCGGACTCGTGGCCACCGCGGCCCGCACCATTTTGGACAGCCTTGACCGGATACCAAATGCTGATCGCCGCACACGCCTTGGTTTCTTGGCTGTGGACTCTAGCCTCCACTACTTCTCGATCCCCAAAGATactgatgagaatggcgagACCAATATGCTTGTTGTCAGCGATCTCGACGAGCCTTTCCTGCCTATCCCCAATGAGCTCCTGGTTCCTCTCAGCGAGAGCCGACAAAGCGTGGAAAAATTCCTGCAGAAGCTTCCCAACATGTTCCAGAACAACCAGAGCAATGGTTCATGCATGGGATCGGCCCTGCGTGCAGCTCACAAGCTTATCTCCACCCTGGGAGGCAAGATTGTCGTTTTGACTGCTTCTCTGCCCAACCTTGGTGTCGGCAAGCTCGAGATGCGtgaggacaagaagcttCTTGGCACATCAAAGGAGGGAGCTCTGCTCCAAACAGCCAACAGTTTCTACAAGAGCTTTGCTGTCGAATGCTCAAAGAGCCAGGTCTCTATTGATATGTTCCTCTTCTCGTCACAGTATCAAGATGTGGCCTCGCTCAGCAACCTCCCTCGATACACTGGTGGCCAGACCTGGTTCTACCCAGGCTGGCATGCCTCGCGACCTGAGGATGCCCTCAAGTTTGCTTCCGAGTTCAGCGACTATCTTTCGTCTGAAATTGGTCTCGAGGCTGTTCTCCGAGTCCGAGCCACAAGTGGTCTAAGAATGAACACATTCTAcggcaacttcttcaaccGAAGCTCTGATCTCTGCGCTTTCCCCGCCTTCCCCCGCGATCAATGTTACGTTGTTGAGGTGGCTATTGATGAGAATCTTACCAAGAACGTCATCTGCCTCCAAGCAGCAGTGTTGCACACAACCTGCAATGGCGAGCGTCGCATCCGAGTCATGACTCTGGCCCTCCCTACAACGACCAATCTATCCGATATGTACGCCTCAGCGGACCAGTGTGCCATCACCACTTACTTCAGTCACAAGGCCGTGGAGCGGGCCCTTTCAAGCGGCCTAGATGCGGCCCGCGACGCTCTGCAGAGCAAGGTTACCGAGCTCTTGCAGACGTTCAAGAAGGAGTTGGCTGGAGGCAGCATGGGTGGCGGTCTGCAATTCCCCGCCAACCTCCGCGGTCTCCCCCTACTGTTCCTAGGGTTGATCAAGAACGTTGGTCTCCGCAAGTCATCTCAAATCCCCTCCGACATCAGATCGGCAGCGCTCTGCCTCCTGTCAACACTTCCTGTGCCTCTCTTGATGCGCTACATTTACCCACGACTCTACTCACTACACGATATGCCCGACAACGCGGGAGTTCCCGACCAGGAGACGGGCCACATTGCGCTCCCTCCTGCGCTCAACCTCTCTTCAGAGAGGCTTGTGCCCTACGGCCTTTACCTCATCGACGATGGGCAAACTCAGTTCTTGTGGGTCGGCCGTGATGCTGTACCGCAATTGGTGCAAGATGTGTTTGGAGTGGAAGACAGAGGCCAGATCCAGGTCGGCAAGGGACGCGTACCTGAGCTTGAGGGAGACTTCAACGAACGGGTGCGAGCTATTGTTCAGAAGAGCCGGGACCACAAGTCACTAGGGGTCGGCAGCATTACATTGCCCCACCTGTATATCGTGCGAGAAGACGGAGAACCTAGTCTGAAGCTCTGGGCGCAAACGCTACTCGTGGAGGATCGAGCCGACCAGGGTGTAAGCGCAGCTCAATGGCTAGGCATGCTGAGAGAAAAG GTTGTTCAGTAG
- a CDS encoding hypothetical protein (EggNog:ENOG41) — protein MSRSNPPNTAGSRKISFNVSEQYDIQDVVGEGAYGVVCVSILTLLQLCHSQALRPKVAIKKITPFDHSMFCLRTLREMKLLRYFNHENIISILDIQKPRNYESFNEVYLIQELMETDMHRVIRTQDLSDDHCQYFIYQTLRALKAMHSANVLHRDLKPSNLLLNANCDLKVCDFGLARSAASQEDNSGFMTGICRDSVVPCARDHVDFQGVHQGH, from the exons ATGTCTCGATCGAACCCCCCTAACACTGCGGGGTCCCGCAAGATCTCGTTCAACGTGAGCGAGCAGTATGATATTCaggatgttgttggtgagggcGCCTATGGTGTTGTCTG TGTGTCAATTCTAACTCTTCTCCAGCTCTGCCATTCACAAGCCCTCCGGCCAAAGgtcgccatcaagaagatcactcCTTTCGATCACTCCATGTTTTGTCTAAGAACCCTGCGAGAGATGAAGCTGTTGCGATATTTCAATCACGAGAACATCATTTCCATTCTCGATATCCAGAAGCCCCGAAACTACGAGTCATTTAATGAAGTTTACTTGATCCAA GAACTGATGGAGACAGATATGCACCGAGTCATCCGCACCCAGGACCTTTCTGACGACCACTGCCAGTACTTCATCTACCAGACCCTCCGCGCCCTCAAGGCCATGCACTCGGCCAACGTACTGCACCGAGACTTGAAGCCctccaacctcctcctcaacgccAACTGTGATCTCAAGGTGTGCGATTTTGGTCTTGCGCGATCCGCTGCTTCGCAGGAGGACAACTCCGGTTTCATGACTGGAATATGTCGCGACTCGGTGGTACCGTGCGCCCGAGATCATGTTGACTTTCAAGGAGTACACCAAGGCCATTGA
- a CDS encoding hypothetical protein (EggNog:ENOG41), whose protein sequence is MLSGKPLFPGKDYHHQLTLILDVLGTPTMEDYYGIKSRRAREYIRSLPFKKKVPFRTLFPKTSDLALDLLESPRIQPC, encoded by the exons ATGCTCAGTGGCAAGCCCCTGTTCCCTGGCAAGGACT ACCACCACCAGTTGACACTCATTCTGGACGTGCTGGGCACGCCCACTATGGAAGACTACTACGGAATCAAGTCGCGCCGCGCTCGAGAATACATTCGATCACTCcccttcaagaagaaggttccCTTCCGAACTCTGTTCCCCAAGACCTCGGATCTGGCCCTCGACCTGCTCGAGAGTCCTCGCATTCAACCCTGTTAA
- the OXR1 gene encoding oxidation resistance protein 1 (EggNog:ENOG41): protein MGSSDRNESPESPESSGAATPNNPNRASASYITNMWTGLIRRFSSEGSFPSQADTAYEDDYNEPLRPPPLDPLVLHGYRHGTPTSAKLLTPAVAEEIRTMVPERLRIVDDWHLIYSLEQDGASLTTLYQRCRHYEGKRAGFVLVVKDLEGGIFGAYLSEYPHPAHSYFGNGECFLWRASTITPLLHLHQLIRQT from the exons ATGGGCTCTTCTGACCGCAACGAATCCCCCGAATCTCCCGAATCTTCTGGCGCCGCTACGCCCAACAATCCTAACCGCGCCTCTGCATCATATATCACCAACATGTGGACCGGCCTCATCCGTCGCTTCTCTAGCGAGGGTTCGTTCCCTAGCCAGGCCGACACCGCCTACGAAGACGACTACAA CGAGCCCCTTCGTCCTCCACCCCTGGATCCTCTTGTCCTGCATGGTTATCGTCATGGCACGCCCACGTCGGCCAAGTTGCTGACACCCGCTGTCGCGGAGGAGATTCGCACCATGGTCCCTGAGCGCCTGCGTATCGTCGACGACTGGCATCTGATCTATAGCCTTGAGCAGGACGGCGCGAGCTTAACGACTCTTTATCAGCGCTGTCGACACTATGAGGGCAAAAGAGCTGGCTTTGTCCTGGTCGTCAAAGACCTAGAAGGAGGG ATCTTTGGCGCATACCTATCCGAATATCCGCATCCTGCGCACTCGTACTTTGGCAACGGCGAATGCTTCCTCTGGCGAGCCTCTACTATCACAcctctcctccacctccatcAGCTGATACGACAAACCTGA
- a CDS encoding hypothetical protein (EggNog:ENOG41~BUSCO:EOG092634MM): MTTTNSTALQASKIPVLLLKTRSSPGDSYEDLFSESNINGSGFAPQFVPVLLHQFHSDGMNEVAALLRDRRIGNQEHHEYGGLIFTSQRAVEAFVKLVKDRKSDDTPNPEDETSWPHLQNIPVYSVGPATTRALAAVPQEPPLQVFGSHTGNGAALAPFILAHYYGWYRDQKRATLPPILFLVGETRRDIIPKTLQDGALPDEERIRVTETVVYGTGVMESFPVDLRRILGETRNDPMRWIVVFSPTGCDSMLRVMGILDPETNKVHKACERDGKTFIATIGPTTRDHLLSFGFEPDVCAESPTPEGVLEGIQAFMAKRQS; this comes from the exons atgacaactaCCAACTCCACCGCGTTGCAAGCCTCCAAGATACCTGTTCTCCTACTCAAGACGAGATCGAGCCCCGGCGATTCCTATGAAGATCTTTTCTCAGAGTCTAACATTAATGGGAGTGGTTTTGCGCCGCAGTTCGTGCCTGTTTTGCTGCACCAATTTCACAGCGACGGCATGAACGAAGTCGCAGCGCTGCTTCGCGATCGCCGCATCGGAAACCAGGAACATCATGAATACGGCGGCTTGATCTTTACATCACAACGCGCCGTCGAAGCTTTTGTGAAGCTTGTCAAAGATAGAAAGTCCG ATGATACTCCCAACCCCGAGGATGAAACCTCATGGCCTCATCTACAGAACATCCCCGTCTACAGTGTCGGCCCCGCCACTACTCGCGCCCTCGCCGCCGTCCCCCAAGAACCTCCTCTCCAAGTCTTTGGTAGCCACACAGGCAACGGCGCAGCCCTTGCTCCTTTTATTCTCGCCCACTACTACGGATGGTACCGCGACCAAAAACGTGCGACTCTCCCACCTATTCTATTCCTCGTTGGAGAAACCCGTCGTGATATCATTCCCAAAACGCTGCAGGACGGCGCACTACCAGATGAAGAGCGCATTCGTGTGACAGAGACGGTCGTCTATGGAACGGGCGTCATGGAGAGCTTTCCGGTTGATCTGCGCAGGATCCTTGGCGAAACGCGCAACGATCCCATGCGATGGATTGTGGTATTCTCACCAACCGGGTGCGATAGTATGCTTCGAGTCATGGGAATTCTGGATCCTGAAACCAACAAGGTGCATAAGGCCTGCGAACGGGACGGGAAGACGTTCATCGCGACCATCGGACCTACGACGAGAGATCACCTTCTATCCTTTGGTTTTGAGCCTGACGTGTGCGCCGAGTCACCGACACCTGAAGGCGTACTGGAAGGGATCCAGGCGTTTATGGCCAAGAGACAGAGCTGA
- a CDS encoding hypothetical protein (EggNog:ENOG41), which produces MIASDNAPADVAYPKGIKFAILMISLYISMFLVALDKLIISTAIPAITNEFHAASDIGWYGTAYLLTNCAFLLVFGKLYTILDIKTTFMTAMVLFEIGSAICGAAPNSIAFIIGRAVAGLGGAGTQSGILVIIVYAVPLEKRPQYQGLFGAVFGIASAIGPVIGGVFTTHVTWRWCFYINLPLGAAVLTFVFLFLRVPRPSTDKTGLMYKFQQLNVLGLIALIPGVVCLCLALQWGGFEYSWNNARIIALLVVAFTLFIAFVLIQIWKPEQATVPPHIFANRSIFGGFWVINGDSAMNSGIHLLAMVLALVVGSIISGVLTSRIGYYMPFLIAGICISSIGAGLFTILGTNASEGQWVGYQIVYGFGLGACSQAPNMAAQTVLPRNQVSIGASLVIFAQTLSGAIFVSVGTNVLDGELVKRLSAFTSVTPQQIESAGLTGLLKTIPEKFHKETLTAYNDSLHVCFRVALIMACLAILGALAMEWASVKKEKKEVVETTKESDNEVEEKSVV; this is translated from the exons ACCCAAAGGGCATCAAGTTTGCCATCTTAATGATTTCACTCTATATCAGCATGTTCCTGGTTGCCTTA gacaaactcatcatctcgaCTGCTATTCCCGCCATCACGAACGAGTTCCATGCTGCTAGTGACATTGGTTGGTACGGCACAGCTTACCTTCTTACCAACTGTGCCTTCTTGTTAGTATTTGGCAAACTATACACCATCTTGGATATCAAGACGACCTTTATGACTGCCATGGTACTCTTTGAGATTGGCTCAGCTATTTGTGGTGCTGCCCCTAACTCGATTGCGTTCATCATTGGAAGAGCTGTCGCAGGTCTAGGTGGTGCTGGTACGCAGTCTGGTATC CTCGTCATCATTGTCTATGCTGTCCCTCTTGAGAAGCGACCTCAGTACCAGGGTCTCTTCGGTGCAGTCTTTGGAATCGCTTCGGCTATTGGACCTGTTATCGGAGGTGTCTTCACAACTCATGTCACTTGGAGATGGTGCTTCTACATTAATCTCCCCCTTGGCGCCGCTGTCTTGACTTTTGTCTTCCTGTTTCTCCGAGTTCCTCGTCCATCGACCGACAAGACCGGTCTCATGTACAAGTTTCAGCAGCTAAACGTTCTCGGCTTGATTGCTCTCATCCCTGGTGTCGTTTGCCTCTGCCTGGCTCTCCAATGGGGCGGCTTCGAGTATAGT TGGAACAATGCCCGTATTATTGCTTTGCTCGTGGTTGCTTTCACTCTCTTCATTGCCTTTGTCCTCATCCAGATCTGGAAGCCCGAGCAAGCAACTGTCCCTCCCCACATCTTCGCTAATCGCAGCATTTTCGGTGGCTTTTGG GTCATCAACGGAGATTCTGCCATGAACAGTGGTATCCATCTCTTGGCCATGGTACTCGCTCTTGTTGTTGGCTCCATCATCAGCGGTGTTCTCACCTCTCGTATTGGATATTATATGCCGTTCCTCATTGCCGGAATCTGCATCTCCTCCATCGGCGCTGGCCTTTTTACTATCCTTGGCACCAATGCTTCAGAAGGCCAATGGGTTGGATATCAGATTGTATATGgttttggtcttggtgcttgTTCCCAGGCTCCCAACATGGCTGCCCAGACTGTGCTCCCACGCAACCAGGTATCGATTGGTGCTTCACTCGTCATATTTGCCCAAACACTCTCTGGTGCCATTTTCGTCTCTGTTGGCACCAACGTGCTCGATGGAGAATTGGTCAAGCGTCTTTCTGCCTTCACAAGCGTTACTCCCCAGCAGATCGAGTCCGCTGGCTTAACAGGTCTTCTCAAGACTATCCCTGAGAAGTTCCACAAGGAGACACTGACTGCCTATAACGATTCGCTGCATGTTTGCTTCCGCGTCGCACTCATCATGGCTTGCCTGGCTATTTTGGGGGCGTTGGCTATGGAGTGGGCCAGcgtgaagaaagagaagaaagaagtagTCGAGACAACAAAGGAGAGTGACAATGAGGTAGAGGAGAAGTCGGTTGTTTGA